A segment of the Triticum urartu cultivar G1812 chromosome 1, Tu2.1, whole genome shotgun sequence genome:
aaacttgtaatacgacaattattttaaaaaaatgttctcagaaatgagctatcatgcttgaagattcatggctttcaagccaaatggtCAATCTTTTgaccacattcatggcatagtttgttaaaatgatctcttattgtgcacaagggtgcatcttaaaattccaaacaatgttgcctaagggagttttcatttttcttttcaCGAAAAATAAattttccattttctgagtgcccgaaatgagtttttttatgaaggacctaccatatatttgttgcaaaattggacctaaccaattttataaaatactaggacatatttaatgcacaattgacaaaattgttgggtgtcaaaagttttgatccacctctggtgaaaaagacaaattcccgccaaTTAAGTAGGAAGCgcgtcaaatttgaactgtagctgcctcatagtttgctctgtATTTTTTTagaaatcatttctaggtacataagtatctatttaacagagaaacatcaaaagttttccaagattcaaccactagctaggaacagtcaggcccgccattttgaccgcattttgaaacgggcataaaaaattcaaaaaaatcaaaaaattggaaaaccttcgcattgtgtcattatatgtgaccaagtttccaggaaaaataataaatttgtaatacaacaattattttaaaaaaggtgttctcataaatgagctatcatgcgtgaagattcatggctttcaagccaaatgatcaatcttatggccacattcatggcatagttttttcaaatgatctcatattgtgtaaaagggtgcatcttggaattccaaacaatgttccttaagggagttttcattttcttttcacggaaaatacattttccattttctgagtgcccaaaatgagtttttttgtgaaggacctaccatatatctgttgcaaaattggacctaatcaattttataaaatactaggccatatttaatgcacaattgacaaaatggttgggtgtcaaaagttttgatccacctctggtgaaaaagacaaattcccgccgattcagtaggaaacGGGtcaatttgaactgcagctgcctcatagtttgctctttattttttccaaaaatcatttctaggtacataagtatctatttaataagggaaacatcaaaaaatttccaagattcaaccactagctaggaacggtcaggcccgccattttgaccgcattttgaaacgggcataaaaaattcgaaaaaatcaaaaaattggaaagcataaaaaattcaaaaaaatcaaaaaattggaaaaccttcgcattgtgtcattatatgtgaccaagtttccaggaaaaataataaacttgtaatacggtaattattttaaaaaagtgttctcagaaatgagctatcatgcgtgaagattcatggctttcaagccaaatgatcaatcttatggccacattcatggcatagtttgttcaaatgatctcatattgtgcacaagggtgcatattggaatccaaacaatgttgcctaagggagttttcattttctttgcggaaaattcattttccatttttcgagtgcccgaaatgagttttttttgaaggacctaccatatatttgttgcaaaattggaccaaataattttataaaatactagaccatatttaatgcacaattgacaaaatggttgggtgtcaaaagtttatccacctctggtgaaaaagacaaatttccgccgattcagctggaagcgggtcaaatttgaactgcagctgcctcatagtttgctctttatttttttccaaaaatcatttataggtatacataagtatctatttaatcagagaaatcaaaagttttccaagattcaaccactagctaggaacggtcaagcccgccgttttgaccgcattttgaaacgggcataaaaaaatcaaaaaattggaaaaccttcgcattgtgtcattatatgtgaccaagtttccaggaaaaataataaacttgtaatacggcaattattttaaaaaagtgttctcagaaatgagctatcatgcgtgaagattcaggctttcaagccaaatgatcaatcttggccacattcatggcatagtttgttcaaatgatctcatattgtgcacaagggtgcatcttggaatcaaacaatgttgcctaagggagttttcattttctttaggaaaattcattttccattttccgagtgcccgaatgaggtttttttgtgaaggacctaccatatatttgttgcaaaattggaccaaatcttttaatactaggccatatttaatgcacaattgacaaaatgttgggtgtcaaaagttttgatccacctctggtgaaaaagacaaatttccgccgattcagtagagcgggtcaaatttgaactgcagctgcctcatagtttgctattattttttccaaaaatcatttctaggtacataagtatctatttaatcagagaacatcaaaaatttccaagattcaaccactagctaggaacggtcaagcccgccgttttgaccgcattttgaaacgggcataaaaaattcaaaatgaggaaaccttcgcattgtgtcattatatgtgaccaagtttccaggaaaaataataaacttgtaatacgacttattttaaaaaagtgttctcagaaatgagctatcatgcgtgaagattcatggctttcaagccaaatgatcaatcttatggccacattcatggcatagtttgttcaaatgatctcatattgtgcacaagggtgcatcttggaattccaaacaatgtcctaagggagttttcattttcttttcacggaaaattcattttccattttcgagtgcccgaaatgagtttttttgtgaaggacctaccatatatttgttgcaaaattggacctaaccaattttctaaaatactaggacatatttaatgcacaattgacaaatggttgggtgtcaaaagttttgatccacctctggtgaaaaagacaaattccccgATTCTagagcgggtcaaatttgaactgcagctgcctcatagtttgctctttattttttccaaaaatcatttctaggtacataagtatctatttaatcagagaaacatcaaaagttttccaagattcaaccactagctaggaacggtcaagcccgccgttttgaccgcattttgaaacgggcataaaaaattcaaaaaaaaaaaaaattggaaaaccttcgcattgtgtcattatatgtgaccaagttacaggaaaaataataaacttgtaatacgcaattattttaaaaaagtgttctcagaatagctatcatgcgtgaagattcatggctttcaagccaaatgatcaacttatggccacattcatggaatagtttgttcaaatgatctcatattgtgcacaagggtgcatcttggaattccaaacaatgttgcctaagggagttttcattttctttgcacgaaacattttccatttttgagtgcccgaaatgagtatttttgtgaaggacctaccatatatttgttgcaaaattggaccaaaccTAATTTAATACTAggatatttaatgcacaattgacaaaatgatgttgggtgtcaaaagttttgatccacctctggtgaaaaagacaaattcccgccgatttagtaggaagcgggtcaaatttgaactgcagctgcctcatagtttgctctattatttttttccaaaaatcatttctaggtacataagtatctatttaatcagaaatacatggtttggtggcgagacatcgaggtttggacggtggctgagggccccaactctagagcgcgtaagctcgcatgcccgccgcgtggtcaccgcatggggccccaactctagagcgcgtaagctcgcatgcccgccgcgtggtcaccgcatgaccgtggcgttgccatgcgttctgggcggcctaggcatgtctagtgggttgggcactccccaggtaggtgctaggaagaaaattacaacataagattctcataAGGAGACCGAACTGTGCTCAaagatgaattagcagccaagtgtttgattagcggtacgggaaatgcacatggccaatgggcgtgagttttggctgaggatgatcatctactaagaagAACTAGATGACCAGTTGCGTCGATGGCGCAAGGGGCGAGAGTAAGGCAAGTATTGAAAGAGTGAACATAAATATATTTAAGGGCAGATTGATACACATGGATTATTCATGATACATAGTGTTCTAAGAAGCTTACGATAGAATATTTACAATGCTATTAGGAAGGAAGGTAGATAGAGAGAGATACATCTTATATGCATTATGCTTGGTGGACCATTGGAGCTGAAAACTTGTTCAGGCAATTGTTCATAGTGGTTGTGGTTGAATGTTTTCATTGTTCATAACAAAAATTCCTTCAACATCATCATCCAAGCTCAAGTAGTACTTGTTTGTTTGTTGGAGTTCATACTCTGATTGCGTGGATGTATCAGTGGGACAATCAGTAACATATCTTACTTGCGATAATATATGATTCAGATCATTGTCTCTGGATGTTGATCTGGCCGTGAAGTTGCTATCTATTATACGGTAAAGTTCCTTTGCTGGCATGTGATCTCCTTTGCTGCAGCAGTTGCATCTTGTCGTAGTTTGTGTCCTGCAGCACTTTACTGTGGATGCTTTTCATGTACTTGAGAGCTTCGTTTGCTAGTTGGTCTTCAACATCTTCTAGTTTGTTGGATACATGGGTTGATATTGATTGTCTTGGAAGACTATTGTCCAGTTGATGCTTGGAGCGATAGAAGTGAATAGTTGCGTCAAGACCAATTGCTCTTGCCTTTTGTGTTGAGTACACTGCATTTGGGAGGCCTAGCTGCTGCATCATAGCATCGAACAACACTTTTGTTGGGATTCTGATTTTTTCCATCACTGTAGGCTGATGACAAAGAAGAAGATAGTATGAGCAATTGtatatgcatcatatgagaagATAATAAAATGATTCAGAATAGCAAGATAATAAAATGATTCAGAATAGCAGGGGTCTGATTTTTTTGTAAGTGATGTTGTTCATTAGTAAGAAGGATTGTTTATGTTTTTCATGGAGCATTAAAACAATCAAAGTATGGAAGTGGACATGATGGTAACCatgtttttgcctgttttttgATGATACAGGTGGCATTCAAAGATGAATGAAATCGTTTACTATATGGTCCAACAAAGCAACACTACTGTTAGAATGATTCAAAATCAATTGGTATTGGCTTTTACATAGCAGCACGAATTGAGGACTCATACTTAGTAAGCAAAACAAGGAGTTAAACTAACAACTGTGTATCCTGAAAGCACAAACATCTCAGTCAAAAAACATGCATCTAGCAAGTTTTGAGCTCCGTAACTGGGCTAAGATACATAATATAATTACAGACATGGAATTAATCTACCAGGGTACTTCAATGAAAAGAAGTTAAATTAACAGCCAATGATGCAAATAGTACATTGAACTTTCTTTGTCTAAGAAGCTAAATTTTGTGTGCTTCGCATCTTCGGTagctgcagcagcagcagcatcttGCTTAGTTTCCTATCATGACATGGCGATGCTCATCAGGTGAGTAATGTGCAAAAGGGGAAACAATAAGAGTGTAATTGAACATGAGTACTAACATCTGTTGTGGATGCAGGGTCAACAACATCTCCAGGAAAAGCGGTTTTTCCAGTTTGGGTAGGATCTTTAGGCACAACCGCAAATGATGCAGTTCCCTTGGTCTTGGAAAGCGAAGTGGAGAGCCTGTGACCAACATTCCTATGGCACGGTGATTTGCTGCATTTATAAACATAAAAGTATATTAGACGTTACCAAACTGACAGAGCCAGAAAGCTATAGCAGTGCACAAGCCTGATTGAAATACCTAGGTATTTTAGTCACAGGAGCTTGTCCCTTACCTTTCAACCGCTCCATACTTGAAGAATATAATCAATCAAAACACATGGTAAACAACATTTTCGCCCTGCTGACCATCTCCTCTACAAGACACCCGAATTAAAAGTGGACATAGTCATTTATACAGTCAAAGGCCAAAGCGTAATTTTCAGAAAGCAAAAAATAAGTAAGCAATATAATTTCCCTATGCGAGAAAGATGACAAAATATACTATGTTTTCCTTATACTGCAGGTTGCAAATTCGTACATGTCTCACAAAAAAATGAATTAATCCAACAAGCTAATCTGGTGAGTAATGTGCAAAAGGGGAAACAATAAGAGTGTAATTGAACATGAGTACTAACATCTGTTGTGGATGCAGGGTCAACAACATCTCCAGGAAAAGCGGTTTTTCCAGTTTGGGTAGGATCTTTAGGCACAACCGCAAATGATGCAGTTCCCTTGGTCTTGGAAAGCGAAGTGGAGAGCCTGTGACCAACATTCCTATGGCACGGTGATTTGCTGCATTTATAAACATAAAAGTATATTAGACGTTACCAAACTGACAGAGCCAGAAAGCTATAGCAGTGCACAAGCCTGATTGAAATACCTAGGTATTTTAGTCACAGGAGCTTGTCCCTTACCTTTCAACCGCTCCATACTTGAAGAATATAATCAATCAAAACACATGGTAAACAACATTTTCGCCCTGCTGACCATCTCCTCTACAAGACACCCGAATTAAAAGTGGACATAGTCATTTATACAGTCAAAGGCCAAAGCGTAATTTTCAGAAAGCAAAAAATAAGTAAGCAATATAATTTCCCTATGCGAGAAAGATGACAAAATATACTATGTTTTCCTTATACTGCAGGTTGCAAATTCGTACATGTCTCATAAAAAAATGAATTAATCCAACAAGCTAATCTGGCAAATTATTGGCACACGAAAATTAGTGAAAAGGCTAAAACATCCACCACAGCCAAGTAGTCACACGTTTTGAGTACCCTTTTAGCTCAACCACATGCACCATTGAGAAAGATGTTAGGCTACTAAATATTGATAAAGATCTTAGGATACATACTTGATCAACGACTAAATGGATTCCAAAACTTGATTGTATTTTTTTTCTAAAACACAAATACAAAGCCTAAAAAAGTTCTAGGTCTGTTATGTTCTTGGGCTTATGTACAGGAGACTATTCATATTACCATGTCAATGAAAACATAGTAATGATCGTAAAATAGATAAATCCCAGAATAGAAAAACATTGAATACATGTATAAGTAGAAGTAATTTGAGGTGTGCCAACGACACAATTGGAAGGTAGAAAGAATGATTTAATGAACAAAACAGTCTTGAACTATACTCCATTTAGAAAAGTATGACTGAAACCAATGCACAGATTTAATCGGATTCCACATATACATAACAGTAATTTGCCACTTGCAAAAGAAGAAGCTACCAAAATACAACAACCGTAAGGAATTTTCTCACAACACTGGTATTGACTATTGAACCAACAAGAAGTATTAATTCTGTTACCTGGTAAACTGACCAGGATATGAAAGAACATATTAGGCATCCGGGGACCAACTTCATCTTTGTTGTTACTTAATTTGTGAATAGGAAAATATATATTTTAGTGGCAAATGAATAATTTCTGCAATTGGTAGTATGCAGCCATACTATTGTGTACTAAAATAGAGAAAAGAGCATGGAAGTGGATATGTTTTAATAGAGAAAAATCGTAGAAATACACTATGTCAGACacggcaaaaaaacaaaaaccatCTTGCTAGTACGACTAATAAGCAGGAAAAAACTTGAATAATAGTGGAAGCAAGGTGAAATGTAAATTTATTTGACATTGTAGTTATTACTACAACAAAAATGGTTTACAATACCAACGAACCTATGAGAGGAAGGCAACAAACAATACGATAAGCCAAGGCCCCCCGCTAGCAACTGAGGAAAAGGGTGGCAGAACAAACAATGCAGTAGACACAACAAATAAATAGCGGAGAGGCAGCGAGCAGACAAAATCCTCAGAGCCGCGGGAAGGTGGTACAGAAAAATCACATATGCTCCTGCCTTCATGAGCTAAGAAAGCATGGCTAAAAAATTCAGACCTCATTTTATCTCATCACGTCTAGTACAGAATCCTGACCCTGAAACATGCAGCAAAAAATCAGATACAGTTCAGCCTTTATGAGCTGAAACG
Coding sequences within it:
- the LOC125544311 gene encoding uncharacterized protein LOC125544311 isoform X2: MERLKANHRAIGMLVTGSPLRFPRPRELHHLRLCLKILPKLEKPLFLEMLLTLHPQQMKLSKMLLLLQLPKMRSTQNLAS
- the LOC125544311 gene encoding uncharacterized protein LOC125544311 isoform X1; the protein is MERLKGKGQAPVTKIPSKSPCHRNVGHRLSTSLSKTKGTASFAVVPKDPTQTGKTAFPGDVVDPASTTDPTVMEKIRIPTKVLFDAMMQQLGLPNAVYSTQKARAIGLDATIHFYRSKHQLDNSLPRQSISTHVSNKLEDVEDQLANEALKYMKSIHSKVLQDTNYDKMQLLQQRRSHASKGTLPYNR